A window from Prosthecochloris marina encodes these proteins:
- a CDS encoding DUF192 domain-containing protein, translating to MKKAKQNKTKNKMVITLIMSILITIIMNFISSYSQEIAKIKSLITIQGHNITAEISDTEKTREKGLMWRNQLGKNEGMLFIYNDSATRCFWMKNTFIALDMAFIDSNKVIRTIHTAKTVNDSTTFYSSYVPVKYVLEVNSGWFEEHGISLGDTVLFSHPKRK from the coding sequence ATGAAAAAAGCAAAACAAAATAAAACCAAAAACAAAATGGTAATAACATTAATTATGTCAATATTAATCACAATTATCATGAATTTTATTTCGTCTTATTCACAAGAAATTGCCAAAATAAAATCACTGATAACGATTCAGGGACACAACATTACTGCTGAGATTTCGGATACAGAAAAGACAAGAGAAAAAGGGCTGATGTGGAGAAATCAACTCGGTAAAAATGAAGGGATGCTGTTCATCTATAACGATAGTGCAACACGGTGTTTTTGGATGAAAAACACTTTTATTGCACTTGACATGGCATTCATTGACAGCAATAAGGTTATACGAACCATCCATACCGCCAAAACCGTGAATGACTCGACTACCTTTTATAGTTCATATGTACCCGTAAAGTACGTTCTTGAGGTTAACAGCGGCTGGTTTGAAGAGCATGGCATCAGCCTTGGTGATACTGTTTTATTCAGCCATCCCAAACGGAAATGA
- a CDS encoding S41 family peptidase, giving the protein MPRVLQVILILAILLFCVLIGGFFGIQFSQRHHGGASDAIFGQQQKKIHEVFSIISALYVDEVDGGELVDSGIEGMTQALDPHTTYLKADQVSVSNSEFQGNFEGIGIEFDIVHDTLLVVTPLAGGPSETAGIKAGDRIVAIDTLSAIGLSPMDVLNRLRGKKGSVVTLKIYRPYTSRNFTVDIVRDKIPTYSVDAFFMLDDITGYIRMSRFVATTAHEFRAAMEKLLEQGMQKLIVDVRGNPGGYLDQAVEVADEFLGEGQLIVYTKSRNGGPDEMRYSATSGGLFEGREVMVLADRGSASAAEILAGALQDNERAMIVGELTFGKGLVQRQFDLDDGSAVRLTIARYFTPSGRRIQRDFSPGSEGREQYYLESHESRDGEKLFSEAGSLEVDSDIEGITVFRPSQELFKSSGGIVPNFWVVEPSINEFYSTLLTMGVLDETALMIIDDPSSSVRGFDEDVDGFIDTYAENERAERYLREICSEKEIVFNEKQFADEKESILSSIKSRIARQLFGINAQIRVLAEESDKMLHFAHDYIRRDAA; this is encoded by the coding sequence ATGCCCCGGGTTTTACAGGTTATATTGATATTGGCAATACTGCTTTTCTGCGTTCTGATCGGCGGATTCTTCGGTATTCAGTTCAGCCAGAGGCATCACGGGGGAGCCTCTGATGCAATTTTCGGTCAGCAGCAGAAGAAAATTCATGAAGTTTTCAGCATAATTTCTGCTCTTTATGTCGATGAAGTCGATGGAGGGGAGTTGGTTGATTCGGGAATTGAAGGGATGACGCAAGCTCTTGATCCGCATACGACATATTTGAAGGCAGACCAAGTCAGTGTTTCAAATTCGGAGTTTCAGGGTAACTTCGAGGGGATAGGTATCGAATTTGATATTGTACACGACACTCTCCTTGTTGTAACTCCGCTCGCAGGTGGTCCGAGTGAAACCGCGGGAATAAAAGCAGGGGACAGGATCGTTGCCATAGACACTCTTTCTGCGATAGGCCTTTCTCCCATGGATGTGCTGAACAGGCTGCGGGGAAAAAAGGGCTCGGTTGTCACGCTTAAGATTTACAGGCCTTATACCTCTCGAAACTTTACGGTCGATATTGTACGCGACAAGATACCGACCTACAGTGTTGACGCGTTTTTTATGCTCGACGATATAACCGGATATATACGGATGAGCAGATTTGTGGCAACTACAGCTCATGAGTTCAGGGCTGCAATGGAAAAGCTGCTGGAACAGGGGATGCAAAAACTCATTGTCGATGTACGGGGAAATCCTGGCGGCTATCTGGACCAGGCGGTCGAGGTTGCCGACGAATTTCTTGGTGAAGGACAGCTGATAGTGTATACGAAAAGCCGTAACGGAGGGCCTGATGAAATGCGCTATTCAGCAACCTCAGGTGGGCTTTTCGAGGGGCGTGAAGTCATGGTTCTTGCGGATAGAGGGAGCGCCTCTGCCGCTGAAATCCTTGCAGGCGCTCTTCAGGATAACGAACGGGCTATGATTGTCGGCGAGTTGACTTTCGGCAAGGGTCTGGTTCAGCGTCAGTTCGACCTGGATGATGGTTCTGCTGTACGTTTGACAATTGCACGGTACTTTACCCCTTCCGGTAGAAGAATACAGCGCGATTTCAGTCCCGGTAGTGAAGGCAGGGAGCAATATTATCTCGAAAGCCATGAAAGCAGGGATGGGGAGAAACTCTTTAGTGAAGCAGGAAGTTTAGAGGTTGATAGTGATATAGAAGGCATAACTGTTTTCAGACCCTCACAGGAGCTGTTCAAATCTTCGGGAGGTATCGTTCCGAATTTTTGGGTTGTAGAGCCTTCAATAAATGAATTCTACAGTACGTTACTGACTATGGGGGTTCTGGATGAGACGGCATTGATGATTATCGATGATCCGTCAAGTTCTGTGCGAGGATTTGATGAAGACGTTGATGGTTTTATCGATACCTATGCCGAGAATGAAAGAGCGGAAAGGTACCTCCGTGAAATTTGCAGTGAAAAGGAGATTGTTTTCAACGAGAAACAGTTCGCTGACGAGAAAGAAAGCATTCTCAGCTCGATAAAGTCTCGAATCGCCCGTCAGTTGTTCGGTATCAATGCTCAGATCAGGGTGCTTGCCGAGGAGTCAGATAAAATGCTGCATTTTGCCCATGATTATATTCGTCGTGATGCTGCATAA
- a CDS encoding START domain-containing protein yields the protein MSLLEKIQSNTCSMRLQKDWLKIYTCPVPTSEFLSFVGIAVMDVPQHSVLHLLYDVDAATEWVWKTDEMKILKELPDNQGRIVYQRVTAPWPISDREIISRSQGYKDAKTSEIFIKMTAEPDILPENANYVRVRQLEGAWNIMPISENRCRVVFRLHIEPGGEIPSWLANIAVIDTPYNTLNNMREMVKREKYKTPIEAPFLDSPENIDQNYKDFIVE from the coding sequence ATGTCTTTACTTGAGAAAATCCAGAGCAATACCTGCTCGATGCGCTTGCAGAAAGACTGGCTAAAAATCTACACTTGTCCCGTGCCTACATCCGAGTTTCTTTCGTTTGTCGGTATTGCCGTGATGGATGTGCCGCAGCATAGTGTTCTGCATCTGCTCTACGATGTCGATGCCGCTACAGAATGGGTATGGAAAACCGATGAGATGAAGATTCTCAAGGAACTGCCCGACAATCAGGGGAGAATCGTCTACCAAAGGGTGACGGCTCCATGGCCGATATCCGATCGTGAAATCATCAGCCGTTCTCAGGGGTACAAGGATGCCAAGACCTCCGAAATTTTTATTAAAATGACTGCTGAGCCGGATATTCTTCCTGAAAATGCAAATTACGTCCGTGTTCGCCAGCTTGAAGGGGCCTGGAATATTATGCCCATCTCGGAAAACCGGTGCAGGGTTGTTTTTAGGCTGCATATCGAGCCCGGGGGAGAAATTCCATCCTGGTTGGCCAATATAGCCGTGATCGATACCCCTTACAACACCTTGAACAATATGCGTGAAATGGTCAAGCGCGAAAAGTACAAAACGCCGATCGAGGCACCGTTTTTGGATTCGCCTGAAAATATCGACCAGAACTATAAAGATTTTATTGTTGAATAG
- a CDS encoding START domain-containing protein — MDIEGARESNWEFRVEHKDIFVYSAKIRDSHILGFKGVVEFPVSLRRLISLFHDTGNYIRWVHQLSSIEVLEKGENLEYVIYQAINTPWPFPKREMVVRTGLDTEGDNGIAVTMKSDPDYIPVRSGNYRIRETYGRWVFEPKEDDVVRITFIMYVDPGNDIPPPMSNTAMFEVPFYTLQGLRNLACDRAYNPPYPEEVDEYISIGEG, encoded by the coding sequence ATGGATATTGAGGGGGCAAGGGAGAGCAACTGGGAGTTTCGAGTTGAGCACAAGGATATTTTTGTGTATTCCGCCAAAATAAGGGACTCTCATATCCTTGGTTTCAAGGGGGTGGTGGAATTTCCTGTATCGCTGAGGAGGCTCATAAGCCTTTTTCATGATACCGGCAATTATATACGATGGGTTCATCAGCTTTCAAGTATAGAGGTGCTTGAAAAGGGAGAGAATCTCGAATATGTCATTTATCAGGCTATAAACACGCCATGGCCCTTTCCGAAGCGGGAAATGGTCGTGCGCACCGGACTTGATACCGAAGGGGATAATGGCATAGCGGTAACGATGAAGTCCGATCCTGATTATATACCTGTCAGATCCGGAAATTACAGAATCAGGGAAACCTATGGTCGTTGGGTTTTCGAGCCAAAGGAAGATGACGTCGTTCGGATAACGTTCATTATGTATGTTGATCCGGGTAATGATATACCCCCGCCAATGAGTAATACAGCAATGTTCGAGGTGCCGTTTTATACGTTGCAAGGTCTCAGAAATCTTGCTTGTGACAGGGCTTATAATCCTCCATATCCTGAAGAGGTTGATGAGTATATCTCCATAGGGGAAGGCTGA
- the rfaE1 gene encoding D-glycero-beta-D-manno-heptose-7-phosphate kinase translates to MDIEKIFNSFNKKKIAVVGDIMLDRYIFGHVSRISPEYPVPVVDVSHETLRLGGAANVAVNIHAMGAKTILFGIVGNDDNARTLKKLMQNHGVSPEHLFHDPERPTTCKTRILSQNHHIARVDYESRDEATAAAEEFIDRHFKASIDSLDAIVLQDYNKGVLTPSLINKIITLASSRSVPVFVDPKLKGFFNYSGSTVFKPNLSEVASSLSITLQNTDHDIEQACKQLMTKMRCQHLVVTRSEKGLTICNDRFTHIPASSLDVADVSGAGDTVIAILSLSFAAGLDIETSAEIANIAAGTVCQEVGAVPVSPEKLLKACREYFKA, encoded by the coding sequence ATGGATATCGAAAAAATATTTAATTCGTTCAATAAAAAGAAGATAGCTGTTGTCGGAGACATCATGCTCGATAGGTACATTTTCGGTCATGTCTCGAGAATTTCTCCCGAATATCCAGTCCCCGTCGTTGATGTTTCTCACGAAACGCTGAGACTGGGAGGAGCTGCCAACGTTGCCGTGAATATCCATGCAATGGGCGCAAAAACCATTTTGTTTGGCATAGTCGGCAATGATGACAATGCAAGAACTTTGAAAAAGTTAATGCAAAACCACGGGGTATCCCCGGAACATCTTTTTCATGACCCCGAAAGGCCGACAACATGCAAGACAAGGATTCTCTCCCAGAACCACCATATTGCCCGAGTCGATTACGAAAGCCGTGACGAGGCCACTGCTGCCGCTGAAGAGTTCATCGATCGGCACTTCAAAGCATCCATTGATTCACTCGACGCCATAGTACTTCAGGATTACAACAAAGGAGTGCTCACCCCTTCACTCATCAACAAAATCATAACGTTAGCATCTTCACGTTCAGTACCGGTCTTCGTAGATCCCAAACTAAAGGGTTTTTTCAACTATAGCGGCAGCACTGTTTTCAAACCCAATCTATCGGAAGTCGCATCTTCCCTTAGTATCACGTTGCAGAATACCGACCATGACATTGAGCAGGCCTGCAAACAACTGATGACAAAAATGCGTTGCCAGCATCTTGTTGTAACCAGAAGTGAAAAAGGTTTAACGATATGCAACGACCGTTTTACCCATATCCCTGCCTCGTCACTCGATGTCGCTGATGTATCGGGGGCCGGTGATACCGTTATCGCCATCCTCTCCCTGAGCTTTGCTGCCGGACTTGATATCGAGACAAGCGCAGAGATTGCAAACATTGCAGCTGGAACAGTTTGCCAGGAGGTAGGTGCGGTTCCTGTCAGTCCGGAAAAACTCCTCAAAGCCTGCCGCGAGTATTTCAAGGCATGA
- the ffh gene encoding signal recognition particle protein — protein sequence MFDNLSDKLEATFKKLAGQATINEVNIGIAMRDIKRALLSADVNYKVAKKFVEEVREKALGQDVVKSVSPAQMIVKIVSDELTEIMGGENKPLDLNTKKLPAIVMVAGLQGSGKTTFCAKLAKRLKKNGKHPLLVAADVYRPAAVDQLKTLGEQIDVPVFALSEQDALKTAHQGVDSARKNGNDVVIVDTAGRLQVDEDMMVEAEALKDQLKPEELLFVVDAMIGQEAVNTAKVFNDRLDFDGVVLTKLDGDARGGSALSIKQVVDKPIKFMSVGEKVDDLDVFYPDRMAQRILGMGDIVSFVEKAQETLDLEKTRKMQSRLLKNEFDLDDFFDQLQQLKKMGSIQGLVEMVPGLNKMIPKQDLDGLDFKPIEAIISSMTKQERATPEIINGSRRQRIANGSGTRVQDVNMLLKQFKEMKKMMGSVTKMTNSGRKILPQNLPLEKLLKR from the coding sequence ATGTTTGATAATTTAAGCGACAAGTTAGAGGCTACTTTTAAAAAGCTTGCCGGTCAGGCAACGATCAATGAAGTGAATATCGGCATAGCCATGCGCGATATCAAGCGGGCTTTGCTGAGCGCCGATGTAAATTACAAGGTTGCCAAAAAATTTGTTGAAGAGGTTCGGGAAAAGGCTCTGGGCCAGGATGTTGTAAAAAGCGTTTCTCCTGCTCAGATGATCGTGAAAATAGTCAGCGACGAGTTGACCGAGATCATGGGAGGGGAAAACAAGCCTCTCGACCTGAATACGAAAAAACTTCCGGCCATTGTCATGGTTGCAGGTTTGCAGGGTTCTGGTAAAACCACTTTTTGTGCCAAGCTGGCAAAGCGCCTGAAGAAAAACGGCAAACATCCATTGCTTGTAGCTGCTGATGTGTATCGTCCTGCTGCTGTCGATCAACTTAAAACACTCGGAGAGCAGATCGATGTTCCGGTTTTTGCTTTGAGTGAGCAGGATGCATTGAAGACAGCACATCAAGGCGTTGATTCGGCAAGAAAGAACGGTAATGATGTCGTGATTGTCGATACCGCCGGGCGTTTGCAGGTTGACGAAGACATGATGGTCGAGGCTGAAGCACTCAAGGATCAGTTGAAACCGGAAGAATTGTTGTTCGTTGTCGATGCGATGATCGGGCAGGAAGCGGTCAATACTGCCAAAGTTTTCAATGATCGGCTCGATTTCGATGGTGTTGTGCTGACAAAGCTTGATGGTGATGCCAGAGGGGGATCGGCGCTTTCAATCAAACAGGTCGTCGACAAGCCGATCAAATTCATGAGTGTCGGTGAAAAAGTTGATGATCTGGATGTGTTTTATCCTGACCGTATGGCCCAGCGTATTCTTGGTATGGGTGATATTGTCAGTTTTGTAGAAAAGGCGCAGGAGACGCTAGACCTTGAAAAAACGCGGAAAATGCAGTCGCGTCTCTTGAAAAATGAATTTGATCTCGATGACTTTTTTGATCAGCTTCAGCAGCTTAAAAAAATGGGATCCATACAGGGCCTTGTTGAAATGGTCCCGGGGCTCAATAAAATGATTCCGAAACAGGACCTTGACGGTTTGGACTTCAAACCTATTGAAGCTATTATCTCTTCCATGACGAAGCAGGAGAGGGCGACACCTGAAATTATCAACGGCAGCCGTCGTCAGAGGATCGCAAATGGCAGCGGCACACGTGTTCAGGATGTCAATATGCTGCTCAAGCAGTTCAAAGAGATGAAGAAGATGATGGGTTCCGTAACCAAGATGACAAATTCAGGCCGTAAGATATTGCCGCAGAACTTGCCACTCGAAAAGCTTTTAAAACGTTAA
- the rpsP gene encoding 30S ribosomal protein S16, with the protein MVKIRLRRAGRKKLPYYQIVAADARAPRDGKFLEVIGNYQPTAKPHAITIDKERAAYWLGVGAQPTTTVRSLIRATGLLHELNMKRRGQSDEEIAAEMENWQARETERKQKRLAVKTRRRQAKKTAEAEAQAQATEGE; encoded by the coding sequence TTGGTTAAAATCAGACTTAGAAGAGCAGGAAGAAAGAAGTTGCCTTATTATCAGATCGTTGCTGCTGATGCACGTGCCCCGAGAGACGGTAAATTTCTTGAAGTGATCGGTAACTACCAGCCGACAGCGAAGCCTCATGCAATTACAATAGATAAGGAGCGAGCAGCTTATTGGCTTGGTGTTGGTGCTCAGCCGACAACAACCGTCCGCAGTCTGATTCGTGCAACCGGTTTGCTCCATGAGTTGAATATGAAACGAAGAGGGCAGAGCGACGAAGAAATCGCTGCTGAAATGGAGAATTGGCAGGCTCGTGAAACTGAAAGGAAACAAAAAAGACTTGCTGTAAAGACCCGTCGCCGTCAAGCAAAGAAAACTGCGGAAGCAGAAGCGCAGGCACAGGCAACAGAAGGGGAATAA
- the rimM gene encoding ribosome maturation factor RimM (Essential for efficient processing of 16S rRNA) translates to MKELYLVGKILKAKGLKGEMKVLPITDYPESFLDRKVFYIGKNESDAVRQVVRQGTLRKGFAYLLFFGIDTREKAEAVAGEKVYVSVDDLIPLPHDRAYLHELKGLKVLNESFEEVGVVLDVLKMPAHEVYEVQCGEQVVLVPAVEEFVEEIVIEKGYMVLKRLEEFL, encoded by the coding sequence ATGAAAGAACTTTACCTTGTCGGCAAGATTCTCAAGGCAAAAGGTTTGAAAGGTGAGATGAAGGTCTTGCCAATTACAGATTATCCTGAAAGTTTTCTTGACCGAAAGGTTTTTTATATAGGGAAAAATGAGAGCGATGCGGTTCGTCAGGTTGTTCGTCAGGGAACATTGCGAAAAGGTTTCGCCTATCTTTTGTTCTTTGGTATCGATACGAGGGAGAAAGCTGAAGCGGTAGCCGGGGAAAAAGTCTATGTGTCTGTTGATGACTTGATTCCTCTTCCTCACGACAGGGCGTACCTGCATGAACTGAAGGGGTTGAAGGTACTCAACGAGTCTTTTGAAGAGGTTGGGGTTGTTCTCGATGTGCTGAAAATGCCGGCTCATGAGGTATATGAGGTTCAATGTGGTGAACAGGTTGTTCTTGTTCCGGCTGTCGAAGAGTTTGTTGAAGAGATTGTCATTGAAAAAGGATACATGGTGTTGAAACGGCTTGAAGAGTTTCTGTAG
- the trmD gene encoding tRNA (guanosine(37)-N1)-methyltransferase TrmD produces the protein MVSLRIDVISVIPGFFESSLEKGLLGIARKKEHVQVYVHNLHDYGLGKYKQVDDTPFGGGAGMVIRPEPVFACIEALMTERSYDAVIFMTPDGDRIDQSTANRLSRLKNLIILCGHYKAVDERIRKKLVTMEISVGDVVLSGGEIPALLLMDAVARLIPGVLGDSESALTDSFQTGMLDCEYYTRPAEFRGMRVPEVLLSGHHKKIEEWRSENALKRTQERRPDLLDGDSIEELRKK, from the coding sequence ATGGTGTCATTGCGGATAGATGTCATTTCCGTTATTCCCGGTTTTTTTGAGTCATCCCTTGAAAAAGGGTTGCTTGGTATAGCTCGAAAAAAGGAACATGTCCAGGTGTATGTTCATAATCTTCATGATTACGGGTTGGGAAAGTACAAGCAAGTCGATGATACTCCTTTTGGGGGTGGAGCTGGAATGGTAATCAGGCCCGAGCCGGTTTTTGCGTGTATTGAAGCGTTGATGACTGAACGATCGTATGATGCTGTTATTTTCATGACTCCGGATGGAGACCGTATTGATCAGTCAACAGCTAACCGGCTTTCAAGACTGAAAAATCTGATTATATTGTGCGGTCATTACAAAGCCGTCGATGAAAGGATCAGGAAAAAGCTCGTTACCATGGAGATCTCGGTCGGTGATGTTGTTCTTTCGGGTGGGGAGATTCCGGCATTATTGTTGATGGATGCCGTTGCAAGGCTTATTCCTGGAGTTTTAGGGGACAGTGAGTCGGCCTTGACCGATTCTTTTCAGACGGGTATGCTCGATTGCGAGTACTATACGAGGCCGGCAGAGTTCAGGGGGATGCGCGTTCCTGAAGTTCTCTTGTCCGGACATCACAAAAAAATTGAGGAATGGCGAAGTGAAAACGCTTTGAAACGAACGCAGGAAAGGCGACCGGATCTTCTCGACGGTGACAGTATTGAAGAGTTAAGGAAAAAATAA
- the rplS gene encoding 50S ribosomal protein L19, with product MDQLIQLVETAQQRNDLPEIHPGDTVRMQLKVIEGEKERLQAFEGVVISERGAGASKTVTVRKISSGIGVERIIPLNSPNIESIKVLKNGKTRRAKLFYLRKRTGKAALKVKERKMVTS from the coding sequence ATGGATCAGTTAATTCAGTTGGTTGAAACAGCACAGCAGAGAAACGACCTGCCGGAGATTCATCCGGGAGATACAGTGAGAATGCAGCTAAAGGTTATTGAGGGTGAAAAAGAGCGTTTGCAGGCTTTTGAAGGCGTTGTGATCAGTGAAAGAGGGGCTGGAGCATCCAAAACCGTCACTGTTCGTAAGATTTCCAGCGGTATAGGTGTTGAGCGCATTATTCCTTTGAATTCACCGAATATCGAGAGCATCAAGGTATTGAAAAACGGCAAAACGCGTCGCGCAAAACTGTTCTACCTCAGAAAACGTACCGGTAAGGCTGCTCTGAAAGTCAAAGAACGCAAAATGGTTACATCATAG
- a CDS encoding MBL fold metallo-hydrolase has protein sequence MFIKVGGAVLFLILPSFCSMLSVGDYTLQTLNVQEFSLDGGSVFGVVPRVLWEKVIPPDHLNRVRLSMRILLIRGKGRNILVDAAMGTAWSSKMRSIYDLSEWRLDEELQKAGLNREKITDVIFTHLHFDHVGGAFEEKDGELAAVFPNARYYVQKENYETAFHPNMKEKPSYPSSFIRALGQSGSMELVDGIVQLSPGIEMVPMGHGHTAGHQLVKISGEEKTVVHGGDLIPSSAHLGVIRGLAYDIAPLEVIREKIALLDNLISGNWILYFAHDPFITAATLREGEKHVVVDREVAV, from the coding sequence ATGTTTATCAAGGTTGGTGGGGCAGTGCTTTTTTTAATTTTGCCTTCTTTCTGCTCTATGCTTTCAGTCGGTGATTATACATTGCAGACACTCAATGTGCAGGAGTTCAGCCTTGACGGCGGTTCTGTTTTTGGCGTAGTCCCAAGAGTGCTTTGGGAGAAAGTCATTCCCCCTGACCATCTCAACCGGGTACGATTGTCGATGCGGATTTTGCTGATCAGAGGGAAGGGTAGGAACATCCTCGTCGATGCGGCGATGGGGACGGCCTGGAGTAGCAAGATGAGGTCCATTTACGATCTTTCCGAATGGCGTCTCGATGAAGAGCTGCAAAAGGCCGGTTTGAACCGAGAAAAGATCACAGACGTTATTTTCACACACTTGCATTTCGACCATGTAGGGGGGGCTTTCGAAGAGAAGGACGGAGAGCTTGCAGCGGTTTTCCCCAACGCCCGTTACTACGTTCAAAAGGAAAATTATGAAACAGCATTTCATCCGAACATGAAGGAGAAACCCAGCTACCCCTCTTCGTTTATAAGGGCATTGGGGCAGTCGGGATCAATGGAACTTGTTGATGGAATCGTTCAGTTGTCACCCGGAATAGAAATGGTGCCCATGGGCCATGGGCACACAGCAGGACATCAGCTGGTGAAAATCAGCGGAGAGGAAAAAACCGTTGTTCATGGTGGTGATTTGATTCCTTCGTCCGCACACCTGGGTGTGATACGGGGACTTGCTTATGATATTGCCCCTCTCGAGGTAATCCGTGAAAAAATTGCCTTGCTGGACAACCTGATTTCTGGCAACTGGATATTATACTTTGCTCATGATCCGTTTATTACAGCCGCTACACTTCGCGAAGGCGAGAAACATGTTGTTGTCGATAGAGAAGTAGCGGTGTAA
- a CDS encoding Fe-S cluster assembly protein HesB — MELEQEKIGGLQEKVFSFYKSNKRTFPWRETTDRYAVLVSEVMLQQTQAERVVEKYLTWLERFPDIPSLAGASLKEVLSYWSGLGYNARGQRLHRCAKVIVSQYAGVVPSEPEKLIDLPGIGIYTSRSIPIFADNLDIATVDTNIRRILIHELGLSESSGAAEFLSVAEAVLPQGRSRDWHNALMDYGALYLTGKKTGIRPLTRQSKFKGSTRWYRGRIVKDLVGVKAMQLEELIERYGKKVVGVLEQLEAEGLVERSLVGESGACYRIPE, encoded by the coding sequence GTGGAGCTCGAGCAGGAAAAAATAGGCGGTTTGCAGGAAAAAGTTTTTTCTTTTTACAAAAGCAATAAAAGAACGTTCCCCTGGCGTGAGACAACTGACCGTTATGCTGTTCTTGTCAGTGAGGTTATGCTTCAGCAGACCCAAGCGGAGCGGGTTGTTGAGAAATATCTTACATGGCTTGAACGTTTTCCCGATATCCCTTCCTTGGCTGGAGCATCGCTGAAAGAGGTATTGTCTTACTGGAGTGGACTTGGCTACAATGCAAGGGGGCAGCGTCTGCATCGTTGTGCAAAGGTTATCGTCAGTCAATATGCCGGTGTTGTACCATCGGAACCCGAAAAGCTGATCGACCTTCCAGGAATAGGGATTTACACCTCTCGGTCCATTCCGATTTTTGCTGATAACCTCGATATTGCAACTGTCGATACCAACATACGAAGGATATTGATCCATGAGCTTGGATTGTCTGAATCTTCAGGGGCGGCTGAGTTTCTCTCGGTTGCTGAAGCAGTTTTGCCACAAGGGAGAAGCCGTGACTGGCATAATGCACTTATGGACTACGGGGCGCTCTATCTGACAGGGAAAAAAACAGGGATACGGCCGTTAACCAGGCAATCGAAATTCAAGGGATCGACACGCTGGTACAGGGGAAGAATTGTCAAGGACCTTGTCGGGGTTAAAGCAATGCAGCTGGAGGAGTTGATCGAACGGTACGGTAAAAAGGTTGTCGGTGTTCTCGAACAGCTCGAAGCGGAAGGTCTTGTCGAGCGTTCTTTAGTCGGGGAGTCAGGTGCTTGTTACAGAATTCCGGAATGA
- a CDS encoding Mut7-C RNAse domain-containing protein, translated as MVSSFIVYLDFSPNLRFFLKEGKNGKTIRKRLRHATTVKDVVESCGVPHTEIGLILVNGRAVDFNYHMFPEDRVTVGDVDPEAAEGFGLQPMPGKRAAFIADEHLSKLVRRLRVLGIDTLLFSGGQDQELLFAMQRFDRILLTRDRRLLMHRIVRSGYCIRSDNAVQQVYEVIGRFALAGSINPFSRCPSCNGLLEKVDKQLLMNQLEPKTQRYYCDFLRCVSCRKIYWHGSHAEKLGAFVADVVKRFG; from the coding sequence ATGGTGAGCAGCTTCATCGTTTATCTTGATTTCAGTCCGAATTTGAGGTTTTTCCTCAAAGAAGGAAAAAACGGGAAAACAATACGCAAACGCTTGCGTCATGCCACGACCGTGAAAGATGTCGTCGAATCATGCGGCGTTCCTCATACGGAGATTGGTCTGATACTGGTGAACGGCAGAGCGGTTGATTTCAATTATCATATGTTTCCGGAAGACAGGGTGACTGTTGGCGATGTCGATCCGGAAGCGGCTGAAGGTTTCGGATTGCAGCCGATGCCTGGCAAACGTGCGGCGTTTATCGCTGATGAGCATCTTTCCAAACTGGTACGGAGACTCAGGGTGCTCGGCATTGATACGCTTCTTTTTTCAGGGGGCCAGGATCAGGAGCTGCTTTTTGCGATGCAGCGTTTCGACCGTATTTTGCTGACAAGGGACAGGCGTCTGCTCATGCATCGTATTGTTCGTTCGGGTTACTGTATTCGTTCTGACAATGCTGTTCAACAGGTGTATGAAGTTATCGGGCGGTTTGCCTTGGCGGGGAGCATTAATCCATTTTCCAGATGTCCTTCTTGCAACGGCTTGCTTGAAAAAGTGGACAAACAGCTGCTTATGAATCAGCTCGAGCCAAAAACACAACGTTATTACTGTGATTTTCTTCGCTGTGTTTCATGCAGGAAAATATACTGGCATGGTTCTCATGCCGAAAAACTGGGAGCCTTTGTTGCTGATGTTGTAAAAAGGTTTGGCTAA